A single genomic interval of Helianthus annuus cultivar XRQ/B chromosome 13, HanXRQr2.0-SUNRISE, whole genome shotgun sequence harbors:
- the LOC110902037 gene encoding putative disease resistance RPP13-like protein 1 gives MAELVLSALLPVLFEKLASATLKSIARNKGIDAKIKKWQRSLIQIQGVLTYASHKEITNQSVKRWLNDLQHLAYDIDDVLDDLATEAMHREFIRESKAITNKVRKLIPNFLGGSKHNKFDSITTKLKDLVEERDALGLRVEEETRPKNINRRFQTSVVLASSIIGRQAEKDALVLKLLAVEPCDSNFSIVPIVGMGGVGKTTLAKLLYDEKQVKDHFELKAWVCVTDDFDSFAISKVIFQSVAGVHKEFGDLNLLQVDLRDHLREKRFLLVLDDVWSESYEDWETFVGPFHACAPGSKIIMTTRKERLLKKLGCENLNRLQCLQQDEALTLVAQHALGVSNFDSHLSLKPHGKGIVKKCDGLPLALIALGRLLRTKKNEEEYWKEVLYSEIWSLQDGGGIVPALRLSYHDLSARLKHLFAYCSLFPKGFMFDKNELVVLWMAEGFLNETASNNKIESSGHEYFDELLSRSLFQHAPENKSLFAMHDLMNDLATSVAGEFFLRYDNETGKHIKEKPLENYRHMSFVHEEYVTYKTFETFKRAKSSGTFLALQKSRQHSFLSNKSLIGLLPELPLTKLPKSFLKLKNLCHLDIRDTHLMDHTLSGIGEFKSLQTLSKIIIGGKSGFQITELKELKDLCGKIFIAGLNKVQNAIHAREANFSEKRSELEVEWSDLLDCSQDQMLEKEILNELKPHSDYLEQLKIGSYGGLEFPIWL, from the exons ATGGCTGAACTCGTGCTTTCTGCACTCCTCCCTGTGCTCTTTGAGAAGCTGGCCTCCGCAACTTTGAAAAGCATTGCTCGCAACAAGGGAATCGATGCTAAGATCAAGAAATGGCAGAGATCATTAATCCAAATCCAAGGTGTGCTTACTTATGCTTCTCACAAGGAGATAACTAATCAATCTGTGAAAAGGTGGCTCAATGATCTACAACATTTGGCTTATGACATAGATGACGTGCTCGATGATTTGGCAACTGAAGCTATGCATCGTGAGTTCATCCGCGAGTCAAAAGCCATCACCAACAAGGTAAGAAAGCTAATCCCAAATTTCCTAGGGGGTAGCAAGCATAACAAGTTCGATAGTATTACCACCAAATTAAAAGATCTAGTTGAGGAGAGAGATGCTCTTG GTTTGAGAGTGGAAGAGGAAACTAGGCCAAAAAATATCAACAGAAGATTTCAAACCTCTGTTGTCCTTGCATCTAGTATTATTGGACGGCAAGCGGAGAAAGATGCACTGGTTCTTAAGTTGTTGGCAGTTGAACCATGTGATTCAAACTTTAGCATTGTTCCCATAGTTGGTATGGGCGGGGTAGGTAAAACTACTCTAGCTAAACTTTTGTATGACGAAAAGCAAGTCAAGGATCATTTCGAACTCAAGGCATGGGTTTGTGTTACGGATGACTTTGATAGCTTTGCTATAAGCAAAGTTATCTTTCAATCTGTGGCAGGGGTACACAAGGAATTTGGAGATTTAAATCTACTTCAAGTAGATCTTAGAGATCACTTAAGAGAGAAAAGATTTCTATTGGTACTAGATGATGTATGGAGTGAAAGTTATGAGGACTGGGAAACGTTCGTAGGACCGTTTCATGCATGTGCTCCCGGAAGTAAAATCATCATGACAACACGGAAGGAGCGATTGCTTAAAAAGTTGGGTTGCGAAAATCTAAACCGGCTACAGTGCCTGCAACAGGACGAGGCTTTGACTTTAGTTGCTCAACATGCATTAGGTGTAAGTAACTTTGATTCACATTTGTCACTCAAACCACATGGTAAAGGTATTGTCAAAAAATGTGACGGCTTGCCCTTGGCTTTGATAGCACTTGGGAGATTACTAAGGACAAAAAAGAATGAAGAAGAGTACTGGAAAGAAGTGTTATATAGTGAGATATGGAGCTTGCAAGATGGAGGTGGAATTGTCCCTGCTCTTCGACTAAGTTACCATGATCTTTCTGCACGTTTGAAGCACTTATTTGCATATTGCTCCTTGTTCCCAAAGGGTTTCATGTTTGACAAGAATGAATTGGTTGTATTATGGATGGCAGAAGGGTTCCTAAACGAGACAGCTTCAAACAATAAAATAGAAAGTTCGGGCCATGAATATTTTGACGAGTTGCTGTCAAGATCACTTTTTCAGCATGCACCAGAAAACAAATCATTGTTTGCGATGCATGACTTGATGAATGACTTGGCGACATCCGTTGCAGGTGAGTTTTTCTTAAGGTATGACAATGAAACAGGGAAGCACATCAAAGAGAAGCCGCTGGAAAATTATCGTCACATGTCATTTGTTCATGAGGAATATGTAACTTATAAGACGTTTGAGACATTTAAAAGAGCTAAAAGTTCAGGAACATTCTTGGCGTTGCAAAAAAGTCGCCAACATTCATTCTTGTCGAACAAGAGTCTGATTGGCTTACTTCCTGAGTTACC ATTAACTAAGTTGCCAAAGAGCTTTTTAAAGCTTAAAAACCTATGCCATCTTGACATCAGGGACACTCACCTTATGGATCACACTCTGTCAGGGATTGGTGAGTTTAAAAGCCTACAAACTCTCTCCAAGATCATTATTGGAGGTAAAAGTGGCTTTCAAATAACAGAACTGAAAGAGTTAAAAGATCTATGTGGGAAAATATTCATTGCGGGTTTGAACAAAGTGCAAAATGCAATTCATGCACGGGAGGCGAACTTTTCAGAGAAGAGGAGTGAGTTAGAGGTTGAATGGAGCGATTTGTTGGATTGCTCTCAAgaccaaatgcttgaaaaagaGATCTTGAATGAGCTAAAGCCTCATAGTGATTATTTAGAACAACTCAAAATTGGGTCATACGGGGGATTAGAGTTTCCAATTTGG CTGTAA